Genomic window (Terriglobia bacterium):
GTGCTCGGTTGAAGCAACCGTGATTATTCTGCAGCTTGGTCAATATTGCACAGTCTTCCTTTTGAGACTTTGGCATTGTTTTTGCGGGTGTCTCACTCCGCGACTCTGAAGCGCCGAGGACTTTGCATTGGCTCGGCGGGCGCAGGACTTGGAGTGGATAACCGCCTAAATGACAGGCAGGAATCAATCATGAATATTTTCACCTTTCGTCATGAGTTCATCATCTCCTGCTCCCTGATCCTGGTGCTCGGCCATCTTTCGACGGCGCAGCAACCGGATACAGTCCCGGTTACGAACCAGATTTACTACGACACCGAGCAGTTGGTTGACAACCTCATCGAAATGAACCTCCACCGGCTTCAAGCGCTTCGAGCGTATGAGTCGAATAGAACCTATCGGGTCGAGTATCACGGATTTGGGGGCGCTCGCACTGCAGAAATGGCTGTGAAGGTGAAATATTCAGCACCACGATCGAAGGAATTCACGGTTGAATCAGCGAGCGGATCCAAATTACTCATCGATAGAGTGTTAAAGAAACTGCTGGAGGCGGAAAAAGAAGCATTGGACGAGGAGGTTCAGCGTCGTTCAGCACTAAATCGCGACAATTATGATTTCACGTTGGTTGGCTTTGAAGACACTGCCTTCGGTCCAATGTACGTGCTGGTCGTCGAGCCTAAAAAGAAAGATAAGTTTCTCTATCGAGGGCGGATTTGGGTAGACGCGTCGGACTTCGCAGTGACGCGGTTAGTGGCAGAGCCAGCGAAGAACCCGTCATTCTGGACGAAGAAATCCGAAATCGAACAGGAGTACAGAAAGGTAGACGACTTCTGGCTTCCTGAGCGCAACCACAGCCTGTCGTCGATTCGACTCGGCGGACGGGCTGATCTGACGATTGAGTACAACGATTACCAGATAACGAGCGCAGCTCCGGTCGAAAAGTTATCCCTGAAGGAATCGGCCCCTTCAGCCGATTTTGGGCTCGCGCAACAACCGGGCGAATTCCGGTAGGGGGGTGCTTTCCCGCCGTCTGGCCTGACCTGCGACTTCGCATGCGGGCTCTTGTCCGGAAATTCCGCGGAAACTCAAATCCCATTCGATCGGTGGGAAGTGACGAACTAAGGCCTCTTTCTTTTCTTGCCTTTGACCACAACTCAAACAGACGGCCCCCACTTGCCTGATATCGATTTCTTTCGTGATCTCAGTCTCACGTATTCCGAGCGATCCAGCAACAACTGGTCCCCCGCAGGTCTCACAACGATACACACAAAGATGAAGGTGCTGCCTTTTCATCCGAGGAGTGTATCTCGACAACGGTTGTGGTACTGATCAATCTTGACCATCTTAAATTGATTCAACGCGCGAGGATGCGAGTAGTACTACCCGTTGGAATGTACCTCTGTTACCGAACTTGTGATGGGCGCAAAGAAGCAGGGCGCTTAGAAGCGGTACCTAATCTTCGTCTTAACATCAGCGAGGTGATCGACGGCCCAATTGGGGATCTCCCATTTTGGACAGTTTTTGCTGTGCGCTCGCAGAGCACGCCAGAGGGCAGGTACTGCGTGCCAGATCGGATTAAGTTGAGCACTATTGCTCAGACTGCGTGACGTTATCCAGGCTAGCCTAAAGGTTCCCAGGGAAGCTGCTTAATTCTAGGACCGCTCACAACGTCAATCAGCCGAAGCAACAGCAAGGACTTCATGAGTACAGTTAATCTACCCATCATCAAGGAGATATTAATGGCCCCATTACCGGAGAGTGCATCCTTGAGGGCTACGCCATCGCGCCTGAAGGCGCGGACCAGTCCGGTGCTGGAAAAACTCGCAGCTTCGTTCGGAATCATTTCCGGCGCCCCCCATCCCAGTCGGATTGCTGTAGTCGGAAACTACCTCCCACGACAGTGTGGGATTGCGACGTTTACAACGGATCTCTGTGATGCAATCGGCGGAGAATACGGATCTGCTCAATTGCTGGCAGTTCCAGTCAACGATCCTGGTTCTCACTACAGTTATCCCGCACGTGTGCGATTCGAACTCACGGAGGGAGATCCTTCCTCCTACGAGGACGCTGCCGATTTCCTCAACTTCAGCAATGTCGATCTCGTTTCCCTTCAGCACGAGTACGGCATCTTTGGCGGCCCGGCTGGAAGCCACATTTTGCGCCTTTTGCGACGCCTCAAGATGCCGGTAGTTACAACACTTCACACGGTTCTTCGTGAGCCGGACTCGAATCAACGCCTGGTCATGGAAGAAATCGCTCTCCTCTCGGACCGCCTCATCGTAATGAGTGAGCACTCCTCGAGATTGTTACAAACGGTGTTCAATGTTCATGAAGAGAAGATCGATATCATCCCTCATGGCGTTCCAGACCTTCCCTTTGGAGATCCCAACTACTACAAAGACACTTCAGGAACAGAAGGCAAAGCGGTTTTGCTCACGTTCGGACTCCTGACGCCAAACAAAGGAATTGAAAAGGTAATCGAGGCACTGCCGCGAATCGTTGCTCAACATCCGGAAGTGGTCTACCTGATCGTGGGTGCGACGCATCCCCATATCAGACGACGCGAGGGAGACCGATACCGGCTTCAGCTGCAGGCCCTGGCAAGGAAGCTTGGGGTTGAACGTAATGTGATATTTCACAACCGATTCGTTACTCCTGAAGAGATGGCTCAATTCGTCGGCTCAGCCGACATCTACATCACCCCGTATCGCTACGAAGCACAAGCCGTCTCCGGAACCCTCGCATACGCTGTCGGCGCGGGTAAGGCGGTCATCTCAACCCCATACTGGCACGCGTCCGAACTGCTGGATGAGGACCGCGGAGTGCTGGTCCCCTTTGATGACTCCGGCGCAATCGCGACCGCGGCGATTGACCTCCTGGAGAACGAAGCAACTCGTCACGCGATGCGCAAGAAAGCTTACCTCTACGCGCGTGATACGGTGTGGAAAAAAGTCGCTCAGACCTACATGAGCGTGTTCGTTCGCGCCCGAACCGACCGCATGAGGACGCCGCGGATTGCGTTCTCCGACTTGAACGCTGAAAGAACGCTGGACAGATTGCCATCGCTAAACCTGGATCATCTGCATCGAATGACAGACCACACCGGGATCTTGCAGCACGCGGTGTTTTCGGTTCCCAACTACCGGGAAGGCTATGCGACCGATGATAACGCTCGCGCGCTCATCGTCACTGTCCTGATGGAACAGCTCGGAATGACGGAAATACGCGAGTCGGCAGAGTTGGCGTCGTGCTATCTGGCATATCTATGGCACGCGTTCAACCCCGCGACAGGCCGGTTCAGAAATTTTCTGAGCTATGAGCGCCAGTGGCACGAAACCGAAGGTTCCGAAGACAGCCACGGACGCGCATTGTGGGGACTGGGAACTGTTCTCGGACGATCGAAATCTCCGGGCTTAAGAGGCACAGCAGGTCGGCTTTTCGAGATAGCACTCCCGGCAATCCATACTTTCAGCAGCCCGCGGGCGTGGGCGTTTGCTGTTCTGGGCTTGCAGGAATATCTCGACCGTTTTCCCGGCGATCGAGCAGCTCTCCAGACAAGAGATGAGATGGCACACAGGCTGATGGACATCTACGCCACTAATCACTCACCGGGTTGGCAGTGGTTTGAGGACGTTCTTGCATACTCAAACTCCCGATTGCCTCAGGCTCTCGTAGCGTGTGCTTCGCGGACCGGCGACAAGGCGATGCTGGCAGCCGGCCTCGAATCTCTGGACTGGTTCGTTACCATGCAACGCTGTGAATCAAAAGGCCACTTTGTGCCGATCGGCTCACAGGGCTTTTATCGCAAGGGCGGAGTGAAAGCCCGGTTCGACCAGCAACCAGTGGAGGCAGGCGCAACCGTCTCCGCATGTCTCCAGGCTTATGGTGCCACCGGAGATGATCGCTGGTTAAAAGACGCGTGGTCGGCCTTCAACTGGTTCCTCGGCGACAACGATCTCCAGATTGCCCTCTACGATTCCAGCACCGGTGGGTGCCGGGACGGTCTACACCCCGACCGAGCCAATGAAAATCAAGGAGCCGAATCCACTCTCGCATTCCTGATGGCATTGCTGGAAATGCGCCTTCTCGAAGACACCGAGATAGCCACGGGTAAACACGAAGCGTTGACCGAAGCAGCCGACCTTGAGAATTCCCGTATTCCACTGGAGATTCGATGAGTGTGGCAACGACTATAGGTAAGACTCACGACGAACCGCTACTTCACCGGCATCCGTCAAACCCGATCTTGTCGAGCAAGGATTGGCCATACCCGGTAAACACTGTTTTCAATGCTGGCGCAACTCTGCTCGATGACGGAACAACTCTCCTGCTCTGTCGGGTAGAAGACCGCCGAGGCATCTCGCATCTCTGTGCCGCTCGATCGGTGAACGGTGTTGATGGATGGAGAGTTGATGTAACTCCCACGCTGGTGCCAAACCCGGAGGAATACCCGGAAGAGTTGTGGGGCATCGAGGATCCTCGGTTGACGTTTGTGCCGGAACTGAAGCAGTACGCTGTTGTCTACACTTCCTACTCACGTGGAGGGCCCGGTGTTTCACTCGCCCTCACCAAAGATTTTCGGACATTCGAGCGATTCGGCGTGATTATGTCTCCAGATGACAAGGACGCCGCGCTCCTCCCACGCAAGATCGGCGGCTTCTGGGCGCTTGTCCATCGGCCTATGACGGCTCTCGGCGCTCACATGTGGATCTCGTATTCTCCTGACCTTCGACACTGGGGCGGTCACAAGGTAATGATGGAAGCACGCCGTGGGGCGTGGTGGGACGCCAACAAAATTGGCATGTCGCCGCCGCCCATTGAGACTTCCAGGGGCTGGCTTGTTATTTACCACGGTGTTCGTCACACGCCTTCCGGGTGCCTCTACCGGCTTGGATTGGCACTCTTCGACCTCGAGAAGCCCGAAAAGTTGGTACTCAGGGGAGACTCCTGGATATTCGGGCCCGAGACCGACTATGAGCGCCATGGCGATGTCAACGATGTTGTGTTCCCATGCGGTTACACGAAGGATCCCGACGGCGACACGCTCAACATTTACTACGGAGCAGCGGATTGCTCGATTGCACTGGCCCGGACGAGCGTACGCGCTCTCCTCGAATGGTTGGACGTCAATGGAATGTGCGAGCGCCGGCAGCGTTTGTAGAGCTCATGAATATCCTGCGTTGGATGTTTCAATTCGTTTTCCGTTGCCGACATCGGCACCTGAGCCGAGTCTTCACAATCGGCAATAGGACATACCAGGTCTGCTTTGATTGTGCGGGTCAGGTCCCATATCCGCGGAAACCTGTCAGGCCCGACAAGCTGCCTGCCGATTCTGATAAGTCCTCCGCAAGCAAGGACACGAAGCCATCCCAAATTCGAGCAAGTTGACCCGATTGCAATGAACACACTGAACTTCGGACCTCGGGGTTAGGTGAGCGGTATTGCTCAGATTTCGCCAGCCACAAGAGCTAGTGTGGAGGGTATGAAGTCGGGCGTATTCCCGTGAAGAAAGAGAGCGGCGATTCGCAGCAGTAGCCGAAATCATAATGGAACATCCTCTCAAAGACTCTGTTGTACGAATTATTTGTCGAACCCGTGTTGCGGTTGTTTACCTGGCCGACAGTACTCCGACGTAAGGCCCCAGCAATGAACACCCAGGAACACACAACAGAACCTACCCGCCCACCGCGATTGCGAGCAAGGCGGCTGAAACCGGGATGGAGGCTTCGGTAGCATGACCAGCATTCTATTTACAGTTCAAGTTACGGCTCGGCCAGAGAACCTTGGCGATGGGAATAATGAGCGCTATGCTGCGCAAGCGTTTGCAACGAACGGCACGCTGCTTCACTATCATGGCGAAGGCCCCACAGTGGCGGCGGCGTTTCGCCAGTTTGTCCGCACAATCGATGGGCAGGAGTGCGGTCCTACCCATAAGCAGTAGCGGCGTTGAAGCTCAACCTGCCGCGGATCATCACGGGTTACTACGATGGACAAAAATAAACCGGATGCCTCTTCCAATGCCCCTGCTGACTCCAGCGTCACCCACTTGGGCGTCACTTATACGATCACCCATCACGCACATCAGTCTGAGACGCCGCTGGAAACATGCACTTACTGCGGAGGCAGCGGCCAGCTCTACTCGCGCAAATGTAAGCACTGCGACGGCCGCGGCATATTCGTGCAACCTCGTCGGACCTGACCGTCAGCGGGGTGCAGATTCCGCCCGCTCCCTATGACCTCGTTTTTGTGCTGCTCCTGACTCGCAACACGCAACCGTGTTTCTGCACAGTCGTCTTTATCACACAGCCATTATCCGCATCGTTCCTCGTGATCCATGCCGCTTCTGTCCGCAGGCTCGGTTCGCTGGTATCGTCGGGGCCTTACCTGTCTCCGAAGCTTCTGCAATGCTCGAAATCAATGAAAAAGCCCCCGCCAACGAAGGGGGGGGCTGAAACTGTCCTGAGACTTCACTGTTTCGGTTCCAGGATTATCTCGCGTGCCAGGCGGCTTCCAATGATGTCGCGATACGATGCCCGATCAGCGTAGCCGGCCTCGATTTTCGGCATTCCCCCAAAGAGTTGCTGGCCAAGTTGTTCCGCTTTGTCCGCGTTGGCCTCCATGGTCGTCAGGTCCTTGTATTCGGTCATCAAGATCACGTTGCAGTCGGTCGGGTTGTGCGCTTCCGTGCTTATTGCTTTGTAACTGAGCACGTATCCCGCTTTCTTCATGGCATCCTGTTCTGTTTTCCAGTCTCCCGCCAGGTAACGGGCATACCTGTCTTCCATTCCAGCCTTCACGTGGATGCACTGGAGTTGCCACACAGATCCATCGTGGTATGGCTTCGACTGTGCCAGCAAAGGCAAAGCAAATAACAGCAGGCATACGACGGCAAGTGCCAAGGCGATTCTTCTCATCTAAGTCTCTCTCTTTCTTCGTGGGATTCGGAACCGATAAGCCCAAAGGCGTGCTTCAGAGTGGGCAGAACACCCACACGTTGAAAGATAATGCCAGCGTCGTGAGCTTCAGACTGTTCTAGATTGACCACTTCCAGAAAATGGACGAAGACAACCCCAAATTGACAGTTCAGGATGAGCCCCGAAAATGCGACCTTTACCCACTCACATTGACGGATGCTCACGCGAGGCGTACTGTCGAATCAGTGACTTTTCTCTCTCATTCAGATCCCCTGAGCTAAGTCTCACGCAACCTCCTCGTTCGCCTCACATTATTGGACAGAACCCAGTTGCATGCAGACAGTCCCGGAAACCCGCTGGAGACTCGCAAGCGAGAGTGCTTGCACTCCGCAAGGAACTGGTACAAGCCCTGGGGACCGAATAAGCGCCTGATGGCCTTCCATGAATGAACCGAGGTGTCGATTGACTGAAAGCTCTCGAATTGCGAATGGCCCTTTAGAACCTCTACGAAGACCCTGCCCAACCTGCAGAGGCAGAGGGACGGACTCACATGGACACCACTGCCCGACCTGCATAGGACAGGGCGAGATCCAGTTCTATGACGCGGAAAGAATCCTGCATGCCGTGCCAAGAAAATGATAAGCAAGCGATCCGATACCATGCCAGCGCGGCGCCAACGTTCGCTCGCTCTTGATGTGGGCAATCACACCTTGATCACTCTACGGGGATCCATTCCAATGAATCTGTAAATTCTCCGGCCAATCCTGTTTGAGTACACCCTCAACGTGTAGGCGCAACTCTGATTCCGCATACGATTTTGTGCGATCTAGCGTCTCTTGTATCGAAGCGCCCTCAATCGTGGCTGGTTCATCATTACCGATGCGCGTTTGGTGATCCTTGTCCCAAACTTCGACGAAATAGATGCCTGTCCATTTCTCCTGAACAGTTAAACGAAAGTGATGTTTTCCTATTTGGACCTCGGAGGTGGCATGTTCCATATAGACTCCCGTCGCGACCCCATTATCGGAATGTGCTCTTAGCGGCGGCCTCAAATCTCGTTAGCGATCGGTGAGTTTTTCAGCAGACACCGGGATTATCAGCGGCTCAGGCCTCGCACGGACCGTGCGCTTGGTATGTGGTTGGATCTTCGGGCCGCTCCCATCCAGGCTCTTACAGCGTTGGCCCGAAGCAGCACCGCAAACTGGACACCGCGAATTGAGAGCTTTGCTCGTCATTCCCAGAGCTTAGCATCGGGTGATTGCGGAAACTGGCCAATCTTGCTCAGTCGAAAGGTGGAGTCTCCGCCTGTGAAAGAAAGGACCCGGCGACGGTTGCCTGAGTCAAGTCAGACCTATCCGGCGCAGAACGGCGAATG
Coding sequences:
- a CDS encoding glycosyltransferase family 4 protein; amino-acid sequence: MAPLPESASLRATPSRLKARTSPVLEKLAASFGIISGAPHPSRIAVVGNYLPRQCGIATFTTDLCDAIGGEYGSAQLLAVPVNDPGSHYSYPARVRFELTEGDPSSYEDAADFLNFSNVDLVSLQHEYGIFGGPAGSHILRLLRRLKMPVVTTLHTVLREPDSNQRLVMEEIALLSDRLIVMSEHSSRLLQTVFNVHEEKIDIIPHGVPDLPFGDPNYYKDTSGTEGKAVLLTFGLLTPNKGIEKVIEALPRIVAQHPEVVYLIVGATHPHIRRREGDRYRLQLQALARKLGVERNVIFHNRFVTPEEMAQFVGSADIYITPYRYEAQAVSGTLAYAVGAGKAVISTPYWHASELLDEDRGVLVPFDDSGAIATAAIDLLENEATRHAMRKKAYLYARDTVWKKVAQTYMSVFVRARTDRMRTPRIAFSDLNAERTLDRLPSLNLDHLHRMTDHTGILQHAVFSVPNYREGYATDDNARALIVTVLMEQLGMTEIRESAELASCYLAYLWHAFNPATGRFRNFLSYERQWHETEGSEDSHGRALWGLGTVLGRSKSPGLRGTAGRLFEIALPAIHTFSSPRAWAFAVLGLQEYLDRFPGDRAALQTRDEMAHRLMDIYATNHSPGWQWFEDVLAYSNSRLPQALVACASRTGDKAMLAAGLESLDWFVTMQRCESKGHFVPIGSQGFYRKGGVKARFDQQPVEAGATVSACLQAYGATGDDRWLKDAWSAFNWFLGDNDLQIALYDSSTGGCRDGLHPDRANENQGAESTLAFLMALLEMRLLEDTEIATGKHEALTEAADLENSRIPLEIR
- a CDS encoding glycosidase, which gives rise to MSVATTIGKTHDEPLLHRHPSNPILSSKDWPYPVNTVFNAGATLLDDGTTLLLCRVEDRRGISHLCAARSVNGVDGWRVDVTPTLVPNPEEYPEELWGIEDPRLTFVPELKQYAVVYTSYSRGGPGVSLALTKDFRTFERFGVIMSPDDKDAALLPRKIGGFWALVHRPMTALGAHMWISYSPDLRHWGGHKVMMEARRGAWWDANKIGMSPPPIETSRGWLVIYHGVRHTPSGCLYRLGLALFDLEKPEKLVLRGDSWIFGPETDYERHGDVNDVVFPCGYTKDPDGDTLNIYYGAADCSIALARTSVRALLEWLDVNGMCERRQRL